The genomic segment GGATTGTGAGGGAGAGGGAATGATGTGTGAATAGCTGGGTAGTAAGGAGGGTGGGACAAGGCAGGAAAAGGGCGGAAAAGGAGGTTGTGCTGAAGTAGTGGATCGAGAGGAAGCGTGAGGaaaattagtttcatcaaagcgGACATGCCTGGAGATGAGTACTTTTCCCGTAGCTGGGTTGTAACACCTGTAGGCCTTGTGGTTTGGGGAATAACCGATGAAGATGCATGGGGTGGAACGAGGGGATAGCTTGCTATGCGATTGAGGACGTAGCCAGGGATAGCATTGACAACCAAATGTTCTGAGGAAGTTGTAGTCTGGAGTTTGTTTGTAAAGTACCTCGAATGGAGATTTAAAATGGAGAGTAGGTGTAGGCAACCTGTTGATTAGATATGTTGCTGTGAGCAGGGCATCAATCCAGAACGTTGTGGGTAGAGAGGAATGAATGAGAATGCTGCGAATGACTTCGAGTAAGTGTCTATGTTTTCGCTTTGCTATTCCGTTTTGCTCTGGGGTATACGGTGCTGAGAATTGATGGACGATGCTAAGAAATGAGAAGAGTGAGTTGAATCTATTGTTTGCAAATTCACCCCCGCCGTCAGAGCGAAAACATTTAATGGAGTGACTGAATTGTCGTTCAACAAAGGATTTGAATTGTAAAAATTTGTCAAATACATCAGATTTACGAGCTAGAGGATATACCCACGAGTAAGGAGTAAAATCATCAACAAACAACACATAGAAACGAGCGGCATTATCGGAGCTTGGAGGAGAGGAACCCCAGACGTCGGAGTGGATGAGTTCTAGTGGTGACTTTGTAGTTCGTGAGTGCGAATTGAAGGGAAGACGACTGCTTTTGGCCATGCAGCAGGGCTCACAGAGGGAAGAGGAGTTAGTTTTCTGACGAAGGCTGAGGTTGTTGGAGAGGTGTTGCAGCACCTTGTTGGCCGGGTGACCCAGACGAAGGTGCCAGATTGAAGAAGGGAAGGATGTAGACGCTGTATAGGCTGTAGGAGATGACTGGATGAAAGTGAAAGGGATTTTGTAGAGACCGTCAGAGCACCGTCCCTAAAATAGAGTTTTGTTGGAGTTCTTGTCCTTGATAACACAACCAGAGGAGTCAAAGATGAGGATGCAATTATGATCCAAAGCTAGTTTGTGGACGGAAAGAAGGTTATGTGATATGTGTGGGCTGTGGAGTAAAGTAGGGAGGTGAAACGTGTGTAAGGGAGTATGAAGAATACCTGAACCTGTATGAGTAATATCCGTGGAAGAGCCGTCTCCGAGTATAACCTTGTCTGAGCCGGAGTAGGAACTTGGCTGATGAACCAAGGATGAATCTGGTGTCATATGTAATGAAGCTCCGCTGTCGATGATCCAATCACCAGAAGAAGATCCGGTAGAGGAATGAGCGAGGTGAGCTTGTGGATGGTTGAATGAGCGCGGGTTGCCTTGATAACTAGGATCCATTCGAAACCAGCAGCGAGCTGCTGAATGACCCGGCTTGTGACAGATCTGGCATTCGATGAGAGGTGTGGAATCCCTGCTGTGAGAGGATTGAGACCAGCCGCCTTGTCTTGAACGACCACGTCCCCGAGATGTGGAGAAGAAACGGCCATGACCGCGTCCTCTGGCTGCCATTAAAGCAAAGGAATTATCGAAGGCAGAGTGTTGCTTTTCTTTGGAGTTCATGATAATTTCCTCACTACAGAGGAGAGCATATAATTCATCAAGAGTGATGGAGGAAGAACGAATTCTAATGGTAGTAGCGAAGGAGTCATAGCAGGTTGGTAAGCCGTTGAGAATGTAGAGAATAATATCCTCTGCTTCTGGGTTAGATCCAGCAGCTGCCAGAGCATCAACCTTTGATCGGACTTCGTTGAGGTACTGTTGCATTGACAAATTGTGCTTCCGAATATTGTGTAGCTCATTCTTCAGCTGGATAATGTGTGTCCAAGTAGTTGAATTCAGACGGTTTTCAAGAGTCCTCCAGATCTGGTGACAATGTTCTAAGTTGAccacaaaaggaagaagagaaggagagatagtagAGTACAGTGCAGTGGATAAAAATTGGTCTGTAAACAACTAATTCTCGAATTCTTCTGAATCAATGGAGGACACTGGGGGTGCTGTACTATCTAGAAAGTTAAGAAAACCACTCGCCTTGAAGACACGAGTGATTTGTGAGCGCCAGGTAAGGTAGTTCTCAGCTGTTAGCTGAGTTGGAACCAAGGATTGAATCCTGGTAATGAGGAATTTCAGATTTGGGGAGATAGTAGAATTGGAGAAACTTCTGCGGGCTTCATTGGATTTGTTTGTCGATCCAGGAGATGCTATGGCTTCGTCATCGAGAGGAGGTTAGATCACTTCAAGGATGATTGAGTCGGATGACATGAACTGTTAGAGAGAGAGGTTGTTAGGAACTCATGAACATACAGGGAGgattcctgctctgataccataaaacAACTATTAACCAGGACAATTATACCCTGGCACAATAGTGAACAGTAGCTGACTCTGAAGTGCCAGTTACTGAATCACGttcgagaagaaagaaggagagaggagtagatgaagaagatgaagagattTCATTTCATACTTCCATACCGCAAGAGAAGGTGAGACAGAGGTTTTATAACTCTCCTGGGAACATTCTGGAGTTGGGAGTTTGTTTGAGGTTTGTTAGGGAGAAAACGGAACGCATGTGCTGGGGCCTCCTCAGTGAATCTGGAAGGAATTCAGAGGGAGTTAACACATCCCTGCCAATTTTcgaattttcatttttttaaaattttctttcttaagCAATATCCTGTGTTTGCGCGCATCAATTTTCATATAATTAAATGTGCCATTAAAATGCAGAATATGCAATGGGGAGCCAAATATCCACACAGGGAGATGTGTATAGCTATGGAATACTATTGCTAGAGATGCTTATAGGAAAGAAGCCTACAAATGACATGTTTAAGGATGGTTTAAACCTTCATAAATTTGTCGATATGGCTTTTCCAGAAAGAGTCATGGAGATTTTGGATCCACAAATTTTGCAAGATGAAAGTGAAGAAGTTGATGGCAATATTAGATATGAAGATTTTAGTAAAACGCAACTGAGGAGATGCATAATTTCATTGATTAGAATTGGTCTCCTGTGTGCCAAGGAATCACCGAATGAACAACCGAGAATGCAAGATGTCACCACTAAAGTTTGTGCAGCCAAAGAAATGTTATCAGTAGTCGAAATTATTGAAGAGGGAGCAAATTTGCCTGAATAAATGGAAGTGCACCATATTCGGAATACCAATGTTTAATAAAAGAGCCTGTTGTAAGTATTGCACATTTTCTAAGttcttctactttttttttctattctttgtCACAAATAAGTGTGCCTTGTCATCATATTATGTACTTAATTAAGCTACCATTGCCTAAGAGTAATTTGAAGTTATCAGGAAAGAACAAACGATGTTATTCTAGTAGAGAGTAGTGTCAACATctatgaataaaataaatttcaagAATCCTATATacaaaagaaaagtgtttgggctcaattttcttttttcttgcccCAACTTGATTAAATCAAGTATATGTTTTAAATCAAGCATATGTTCTACACATAGATGAATCAagttttttgttcttttattaaagcgTAACGATTGGACAAGGTCCAACAAAAATATGGATGAATCAAGATAAATGTGAGAAAGTTTTTCTTTAGTGCAAAGTTTTCGGGTTTGAGTTCCATAAAAAGGGACATCCGTTATATTTTGAACTCCACAATCATTTTCAAACTTGGGGGTGTACCACTGAGCACTTGCACGGTTGGCACCACCCTTTACGGGGGTTTAATTCCATTGACCCTAATTAATAGAGCCTAATTACCGAAGTGCAATGCAGGTCTGCCGAGAGCTGAGGAGTAGCTTCTATGATTCGACAGACCAAAGTTACCGCTCCGAAAAGTGAGCACGGCCTACAAGGAAGTCCACTTGCCGGAAAGTTTCTGGCGAGCAACCCTTTGATGCTTAAGATAATGGAGATCTAGAGCAATAGTGGGAGTAGAAAAGAGAATGAGAGTGGAAGAGTGTTCGAGCATGCTTACCTAAGGGTCCTCCGATCACCACTATATATAGAATGGGGTGAATATTCATTACCTTATTCATCGGGAGGCACGATAATTACACGGTAACAGCTCCTCGCAATATATCTCCGATGTTAATTGTATTGATTGTATTGACGTCCTAGCTGGATCGACCATTGTCGAGACCATGCCGCTCCTTTAACGACCTTTGGCGTTATTTTATGGCTAGACCGACTAGTATAATACATCGGCCAAGCTCGAAGTCATTCATCTCGGTTAAGGCTGAGGTCAATAATATCGGAACAACTTAAGGTCAAGACACCACAGAAAATGTGGGTTTTGCCAACCATATTTTTCCGACGCTAggggaaagcgtcgggaaaggttggctcagcgccaacctttgccgacgctttgatGTAGTGGATGGTAAATCTGGAAcaataacgacgctttaaagcgtcgttacaaCATTGAGAAACAACCaccttttaagcgtcgttataaAACATCCCTAGCTCCGCGCCGtcgacctcctcctcctcctctttgtttttaACGCTCGCTCGGCCCCCTCTCGTCATCCTCTCTCGGTTGAGCCCCATCCCTAGCCCCGATCGGCGATCGACGATTCCgcttctccgccgccgtcgacctcgccgccgtctgaggtaagcctcccattctccttctcttcctcctcctcctcctcctcctcctctttgttttcttcttgtcaaCCAAATCCTATAGGATTAAGATTCTCCTCCGCCTCAGCGTCCTTCCTGTCGATGTCGTATTGGAGCTCGTTGACGACGGCGTCGAAGGTGCGGAGGAGGTTCTGGTTCTCCTGCACCTGAGCCTGCAAATGGGACATTTGAGGGGAAGAACCGGCCTAGGGCTAGGGCCAGGGTTCTGGAAGTAGCAGTGCTTCAAGTCGGATAGGCGGCGGAGGTGGGAGACCGCGGCGCGGTCGGCAGAGTGGACAACGTCAGGCAGGAGGGGGGAGTGGGCGGTCTGGAGGTGGAGGTAGGCGGCCTggaaggaggagagggtggCGAAGAGGGCGGGGATTAGGGTTTCGGGGTCAGGCTTCGGGGTTTGGGGGAGAGAATCGGGCTTGAGGACGACGACGCGCTGGCCGGTGATGATCTCTTCGGGGGCGGGGTCGAGATCGACGGCGGCGGAgatgctctccctctcctcctcctcctcctcgtcctcagCAAAGAACTCGATGGTTTTGGTTTTGAAGGCTAGTGCGAATTTCTGAAGCATtttgggagagagaaggagcggTCCGAGTCCATATGACTCGAATTGAAGTGGGTGTTAGGGGGAACCGAGGTCGAATTGAAGGGGAATCTCTACGGAGGGTTTACCACTCCTGATGTAGTTACTAGGGCAAAGGATGAGATGCCCTCATGGAGGGGCCTGGTGGTCCATTGGCTGGAATGATTCCTTTTAACCCAGAGGAATTGCGTTCTCTCCGGTGAGAACATTGAGATAGGATCGACATGGAAACTGGGAGATTGTTGCTCCAAAGGGTCTTCTATGGAAAAGGCCTCCCTAGAATGCACCTTTGGCTCTTCCACGTCCTCTTCTGCCCCTCATGGTTCTCCTATTCCGTCTTTTTCTTAATCCTAAACAAACATAACCTGTGAGAATAGTCCCTGAAATGATGGATACCTTGTGCTGAAAAGGCCTTTTTGGTGGAGAGGAGATCCAGAGATGGGATAAGAAGGCAGGCATCCATTGGAGATGCTCTTGAACTTCTTTGGGGAGAAGAGGTCGATTTGCTCCTTTGGACCTATGAAATCCTACTTGCCTTCAATCATAACTAGCAACTGACT from the Phoenix dactylifera cultivar Barhee BC4 chromosome 14, palm_55x_up_171113_PBpolish2nd_filt_p, whole genome shotgun sequence genome contains:
- the LOC113463748 gene encoding receptor kinase-like protein Xa21, producing the protein MRNFRFGEIVELEKLLRASLDLFVDPGDAMASSSRGEYAMGSQISTQGDVYSYGILLLEMLIGKKPTNDMFKDGLNLHKFVDMAFPERVMEILDPQILQDESEEVDGNIRYEDFSKTQLRRCIISLIRIGLLCAKESPNEQPRMQDVTTKVCAAKEMLSVVEIIEEGANLPE